The Phyllopteryx taeniolatus isolate TA_2022b chromosome 9, UOR_Ptae_1.2, whole genome shotgun sequence genome contains a region encoding:
- the LOC133483449 gene encoding twinfilin-2 isoform X1, whose product MFLALVVTPELKEFLARARGGAVRLLKVRIQDEQLVLGAYREPEQSWDQDYDHFLLPLLDRQEPCYVLYRLDSHNALGFEWLFLSWSPDQSSVKDKMLYAATRGTVKKEFGGGHVKYEMFGTLEEDICLLGYQRHVSSCSGPAPLTLAEQELQRIKITEGRVKQVTTENSVDSKQQTLQGLAFPLQEMARRALQQLAQKQINYIQLRLDVEQETIELVHSHQTETRDLPCRVPKDTPRYHFFLYKHCHEGDYLESVVFIYSMPGYSCSIKERMLYSSCKSRLLEEVEKDYHLQVTKKLEIDDGDELTEEFLYEEVHPKQHAFRQAFAKPRGPAGKRGHKRLIKGPGEAVQDA is encoded by the exons ATGTTTCTGGCCTTAGTGGTGACGCCAGAGCTGAAGGAGTTTCTGGCCCGGGCGAGAGGGGGAGCGGTGCGCCTCCTTAAGGTGCGCATACAAGACG AGCAGCTGGTGCTGGGGGCCTACAGGGAACCAGAGCAGAGCTGGGACCAGGACTACGACCACTTCCTGCTTCCTCTGCTTGACCGGCAGGAGCCCTGCTACGTGCTATACCGCCTGGACTCCCACAACGCTCTGGGCTTTGAGTGGCTTTTCCTATCCTGGTCACCTGATCAGTCTTCC GTCAAAGACAAGATGTTATATGCTGCAACTCGCGGCACCGTGAAGAAGGAGTTTGGAGGTGGCCATGTGAAGTATGAGATGTTTGGCACACTGGAG GAGGACATCTGCCTGTTGGGCTACCAGCGTCACGTGTCGTCGTGCTCGGGTCCTGCCCCGCTCACGCTAGCTGAGCAGGAGCTGCAGAGGATCAAGATCACCGAG GGGCGAGTCAAACAG GTTACAACAGAGAACAGCGTGGATAGTAAGCAGCAAACCCTTCAGGGCCTGGCATTCCCACTGCAGGAGATGGCCAGACGAGCCCTCCAGCAACTTGCTCAGAAGCAGATCAACTACATACAGCTG AGATTGGACGTGGAGCAAGAGACCATCGAGCTGGTTCATTCCCACCAGACGGAGACGCGGGATTTACCTTGCAGGGTTCCCAAAGACACACCAAGATATCACTTCTTCCTCTACAAACACTGCCATGAAGGCGACTACCTCGAATCCGTCG tgttcATCTACTCCATGCCTGGATACAGCTGCAGCATCAAGGAGCGAATGCTTTACTCCAGCTGCAAGAGTCGACTCCTGGAGGAGGTGGAAAAAGATTACCATCTGCAGGTCACGAAAAAG TTGGAAATCGATGATGGAGACGAGCTGACAGAGGAGTTTCTGTATGAAGAGGTCCATCCAAAACAGCACGCATTCAGGCAGGCCTTCGCCAAGCCGCGCGGCCCCGCGGGCAAGAGGGGTCACAAGCGCCTCATTAAGGGCCCCGGCGAGGCCGTGCAGGACGCCTAG
- the LOC133483449 gene encoding twinfilin-2 isoform X2, with protein MDRKKEKKKEKERKEERKKEQLVLGAYREPEQSWDQDYDHFLLPLLDRQEPCYVLYRLDSHNALGFEWLFLSWSPDQSSVKDKMLYAATRGTVKKEFGGGHVKYEMFGTLEEDICLLGYQRHVSSCSGPAPLTLAEQELQRIKITEGRVKQVTTENSVDSKQQTLQGLAFPLQEMARRALQQLAQKQINYIQLRLDVEQETIELVHSHQTETRDLPCRVPKDTPRYHFFLYKHCHEGDYLESVVFIYSMPGYSCSIKERMLYSSCKSRLLEEVEKDYHLQVTKKLEIDDGDELTEEFLYEEVHPKQHAFRQAFAKPRGPAGKRGHKRLIKGPGEAVQDA; from the exons atggatagaaagaaagaaaaaaagaaagaaaaagaaagaaaggaagaaagaaagaaag AGCAGCTGGTGCTGGGGGCCTACAGGGAACCAGAGCAGAGCTGGGACCAGGACTACGACCACTTCCTGCTTCCTCTGCTTGACCGGCAGGAGCCCTGCTACGTGCTATACCGCCTGGACTCCCACAACGCTCTGGGCTTTGAGTGGCTTTTCCTATCCTGGTCACCTGATCAGTCTTCC GTCAAAGACAAGATGTTATATGCTGCAACTCGCGGCACCGTGAAGAAGGAGTTTGGAGGTGGCCATGTGAAGTATGAGATGTTTGGCACACTGGAG GAGGACATCTGCCTGTTGGGCTACCAGCGTCACGTGTCGTCGTGCTCGGGTCCTGCCCCGCTCACGCTAGCTGAGCAGGAGCTGCAGAGGATCAAGATCACCGAG GGGCGAGTCAAACAG GTTACAACAGAGAACAGCGTGGATAGTAAGCAGCAAACCCTTCAGGGCCTGGCATTCCCACTGCAGGAGATGGCCAGACGAGCCCTCCAGCAACTTGCTCAGAAGCAGATCAACTACATACAGCTG AGATTGGACGTGGAGCAAGAGACCATCGAGCTGGTTCATTCCCACCAGACGGAGACGCGGGATTTACCTTGCAGGGTTCCCAAAGACACACCAAGATATCACTTCTTCCTCTACAAACACTGCCATGAAGGCGACTACCTCGAATCCGTCG tgttcATCTACTCCATGCCTGGATACAGCTGCAGCATCAAGGAGCGAATGCTTTACTCCAGCTGCAAGAGTCGACTCCTGGAGGAGGTGGAAAAAGATTACCATCTGCAGGTCACGAAAAAG TTGGAAATCGATGATGGAGACGAGCTGACAGAGGAGTTTCTGTATGAAGAGGTCCATCCAAAACAGCACGCATTCAGGCAGGCCTTCGCCAAGCCGCGCGGCCCCGCGGGCAAGAGGGGTCACAAGCGCCTCATTAAGGGCCCCGGCGAGGCCGTGCAGGACGCCTAG
- the wdr82 gene encoding WD repeat-containing protein 82, translated as MKLTDNVLRSFRVAKVFRENSDKINCFDFSSNGESIISSSDDDSLVLYDCQEGKPKRTLYSKKYGVDLIRYTHAANTVVYSSNKIDDTIRYLSLHDNKYIRYFPGHSKRVTSLSMSPVDDTFISGSLDKTIRLWDLRSPNCQGLMHLQGKPVCSFDPEGLIFAAGINSEMVKLYDLRSFDKGPFATFKLQYDRTCEWTGLKFSNDGKLILLSTNGGALRILDAFKGAVLHSFGGYNNNKGVTLEASFTPDSQFVVIGSEDGKIHVWNAESGMKVAVLDGKHTGPITCLQFNPKFMTFASACSNMAFWLPTIDD; from the exons ATGAAGCTGACGGACAATGTGCTGCGGAGCTTCAGGGTGGCGAAGGTTTTCCGGGAGAACTCGGACAAGATCAACTGCTTCGACTTCAGCTCCAACGGAGAGTCCATCATATCGAGCAGCGACGACGATTCGCTCGTGTTGTACGACTGCCAAGAAGGGAA ACCCAAGAGGACCCTTTACAGTAAAAAGTATGGAGTGGATTTGATCAGGTACACACATGCAGCCAACACAGTGGTCTACAGTTCCAACAAAATTGATG ATACAATCAGATACTTGTCCCTTCACGACAATAAATACATCCGCTACTTCCCTGGGCACAGTAAAAG AGTGACCTCCCTCTCCATGTCTCCTGTGGATGACACCTTCATTTCTGGATCCCTGGACAAAACCATAAGACTGTGGGATCTGCGCTCGCCTAACTGCCAG GGCCTCATGCACCTCCAGGGGAAGCCGGTGTGCTCATTCGATCCCGAGGGTCTCATTTTCGCAGCTGGCATCAATTCAGAAATGGTGAAGCTTTACGATCTGCGCTCGTTCGACAAG GGACCCTTCGCAACCTTCAAGCTGCAGTACGACAGGACGTGCGAGTGGACGGGACTCAAGTTCAGCAACGACGGCAAACTcatcctcctgtccaccaatgGCGGCGCTCTCCGCATCTTAGATGCGTTCAAAGGTGCCGTGCTGCATTCCTTCGGG ggatacaacaacaacaaaggtgtCACACTGGAGGCCTCGTTCACACCTGACTCTCAGTTCGTCGTCATCG GCTCCGAGGACGGCAAAATCCACGTGTGGAACGCCGAGAGCGGCATGAAGGTGGCCGTGCTGGACGGCAAACACACGGGGCCCATCACGTGCCTCCAGTTCAACCCTAAATTTATGACGTTCGCCAGCGCCTGCTCCAACATG GCGTTCTGGCTGCCCACCATTGACGATTGA